The genomic segment TTACAATCACTATATTTCGagtaattgataaatatttacacacGAACGATGCacttaaaaagaaatagaaaaatgaaacttCACGATAATCGGTATATTTGTAATTCACTTAAGAGAGTAAAAACTTAATATGATATCGAATAGAACATCGAGACATCGTTGTCAATTGATGCATTTCTTCAACGTAGTAATTAATTTCCCTATACCATTATGGACATCTAAATAAGACGCAGGTTTATACATCCAGGCTGGTGTACTAACGACATTGTATTTTTTACATCTCGTTACTCccttcacatttttcatttctatccTAGCTCCCATGTCTTTTGCTTTCTTAATAGCATCGGCATACGGCCAATCTTTTGCTGGTGCTAAATTTAAAATCACATAACGATGTACAtttttggtaataataaatgtTTGGTTTGACTAATATGCATCCTTGTACAAAATTATACTTGTAAAAGTATCTTCTAAaagttgtattattatatattataatatgatgGATACTGTAATATAACTGCCTTAGTCTAATAACTAATTCAATAAGGTAACtctataaataaaagtattggACAAAAGTAATTTCTTTAATAACTTACAATCTTTTCCCAGTGTAATTTTAACACCTTTTAATACTCTTGCCACAAGAACGCTTGCAATGCACATCGATGCAATTGGTTTCTTCTCACAGTAAAAGTCTTCGATAAGCTTTTCCAAATCAGGAAGTATCGTACAGTCGGCGCCTTTTGCTGCGAAATTGCTCCTGTAACAAAT from the Bombus terrestris chromosome 1, iyBomTerr1.2, whole genome shotgun sequence genome contains:
- the LOC105666094 gene encoding ES1 protein homolog, mitochondrial-like codes for the protein MNIPSLDLFYHPLFTRHKLLTESVILCGCGYLDGTEISEAISSTIHICQKDMVPHFYAPDVDICETVDHFTKQPDTNSPSRNGLVEAARLARSNIKPLCECEACMHGALVLPGGFGAAKTLSNFAAKGADCTILPDLEKLIEDFYCEKKPIASMCIASVLVARVLKGVKITLGKDSPAKDWPYADAIKKAKDMGARIEMKNVKGVTRCKKYNVVSTPAWMYKPASYLDVHNGIGKLITTLKKCIN